A window from Kovacikia minuta CCNUW1 encodes these proteins:
- the csm5 gene encoding type III-A CRISPR-associated RAMP protein Csm5: MVASPEHSLIKPDFYEVKQIQLTSPILHIGSEVQKLNPFEYVQAGKFVYRPNQDALARALRERGHLNDYIQRIQDRQEIEPLLTMAFGDRWRSETDANGEPLFPESSISRKWTKQKITDLRPMIRNGMGQLYIPGSSIKGAIRTAVAYHLIKYSDRYHVPRQQQISEIERKLRESMGTLRQQAKFADDKLFMDRLFTDFDLMYGDRQFGNRKGPNTDFMRAVHVTDTAPLLEQEVVNKQGQKGSLNLPVVAEVLVSSHFEGWKAKYRASIYAEMVRLVQTQFSISLDQTMLSWFHHSQGMDIPFQTIDDILKICQEFAQDQWDYEHDYWQEIQNNPNAKNSNGETINLDFGAIQDFYEPEKCPYNIRLGWASGMTGTTISLLIRDEELRSEIRDTCGIKAPGFEAPKSRRTVIAPSGEIKFVPGWVKFRTM; encoded by the coding sequence ATGGTTGCCTCACCAGAACACTCTCTGATCAAACCAGACTTTTATGAAGTGAAACAGATTCAACTAACCAGCCCGATTCTGCATATTGGCTCAGAAGTGCAAAAGCTTAATCCTTTCGAGTATGTGCAGGCGGGTAAGTTTGTCTATCGCCCAAATCAAGATGCACTGGCGAGAGCACTGCGGGAACGGGGGCATTTGAATGATTACATTCAGCGCATTCAAGACCGACAGGAAATTGAACCCCTATTAACAATGGCATTTGGCGATCGCTGGAGATCGGAAACAGATGCTAATGGTGAACCGCTCTTCCCGGAGAGCAGTATCAGCCGTAAATGGACAAAGCAAAAAATTACTGATTTGCGTCCCATGATTCGTAATGGCATGGGGCAACTGTATATTCCGGGTAGTTCAATAAAGGGGGCAATTCGTACTGCGGTCGCCTATCACCTGATCAAATATAGCGATCGTTATCACGTGCCTAGACAGCAACAAATCAGCGAGATTGAACGTAAACTGCGGGAGTCGATGGGTACTCTGAGGCAACAAGCTAAGTTTGCTGATGACAAGCTGTTCATGGATCGCCTGTTTACTGATTTTGACTTAATGTATGGTGATCGACAGTTCGGTAACAGAAAAGGTCCAAATACTGATTTTATGAGAGCTGTTCACGTCACTGATACAGCCCCCTTGCTAGAACAGGAGGTTGTTAACAAGCAGGGACAGAAAGGTTCACTCAATTTACCTGTCGTTGCTGAAGTACTCGTTTCTAGTCACTTTGAAGGATGGAAAGCAAAGTACCGAGCTTCTATCTATGCAGAAATGGTGCGACTGGTGCAAACTCAGTTTAGTATTAGCCTCGATCAAACAATGTTGTCCTGGTTTCACCATAGCCAGGGGATGGACATTCCCTTTCAAACCATTGATGACATCCTCAAAATTTGTCAGGAATTTGCTCAAGACCAGTGGGATTACGAACACGACTACTGGCAGGAAATCCAGAATAATCCAAACGCTAAAAATAGTAATGGTGAAACGATCAATCTGGATTTCGGAGCAATTCAAGACTTTTATGAACCCGAGAAATGCCCTTACAACATCCGGTTGGGTTGGGCAAGTGGCATGACAGGAACAACGATTAGTTTATTAATTCGGGATGAAGAACTCAGATCTGAAATTCGGGACACCTGTGGTATCAAAGCACCCGGATTTGAGGCCCCGAAATCTCGAAGAACTGTGATTGCTCCCAGTGGCGAAATTAAGTTTGTGCCAGGTTGGGTTAAGTTTAGGACCATGTAA
- the cas10 gene encoding type III-A CRISPR-associated protein Cas10/Csm1, giving the protein MVNTVEQSASAAEQSALEVAQRAIAALLQWAKTELPTRCKLLEESRVLQEAKRLARWTNSNISTLQLLFDDVELSDEKRRTTPYYQSIAVIPPSQSKAAYPEISYPIDREPTQAEQDKLKQKIQQEVVPILAENWHNLSLLMLILEKYGSCLSLDEPKVALIDRVRVTAAIASALSNNPDTTHLSLVAGDLSGIQKFIYTISSDGALKSLRARSFYLELVTEEVVQQLLERLELPRTSVIYAGGGNLYLLAPANVEAKIHEINERLNRWLKREFQGKVFLALTCHKFKKERVSDRRFAEEWNESIRKVNQQKTQKFRTQLSSLLKPRNSHTPCKVCHRDDLPEDDLGSLNKLEPGSPLACDTCQDMFELGSNLFQVNSIVRSQLAQLPGAVFTISFEFSEQPSNCIYYHLFSGKRPVTSNPEFAFLINNWSLEDYQFRYFRGKVASLLLGNYYQSGAEGFIRAEEMATVADGIDRVGYLRMDVDRLGQIFANGLGAHYSLPRLAGLSRQMSYFFKVYLNILASDRQQNFLNQNQGFQYLTEGDRKNLLFIYAGGDDLFVSGAWNEVVEFAFDVYQSFRAYTGHNPDITLSGGIALEDEKFPLYQAADESGEAETAAKGNGRDSLGLFGSALKWSEWLGAEQLGQDGDQIIEQIHEKEKDSKYWDLNNLPSKPMLLGVLPFVSRLQPKLKADISRNFIRNLLITAELQEQRVREIKEKRKQEDYQHQLQDIQYYLHLPQIAYTLARLPSRIRNDPNFESVRTSLKSPYNAPYFRAISTWIELLTRKSDND; this is encoded by the coding sequence ATGGTAAACACGGTAGAACAGAGTGCTTCAGCGGCGGAGCAGTCTGCGTTGGAAGTCGCACAACGGGCGATCGCGGCTTTGCTGCAATGGGCAAAAACTGAGCTTCCAACGAGATGTAAGCTTTTAGAAGAAAGCCGAGTGCTGCAAGAAGCTAAACGTCTTGCCAGATGGACAAACAGCAACATCAGCACGTTGCAACTATTATTTGATGATGTGGAGTTGTCCGACGAGAAACGTAGGACAACTCCTTATTATCAATCGATTGCTGTAATCCCTCCATCTCAATCAAAGGCTGCTTATCCAGAAATTTCTTATCCAATTGATCGGGAACCGACCCAAGCAGAGCAGGATAAGCTGAAACAGAAAATTCAGCAGGAAGTTGTGCCAATTCTGGCAGAGAACTGGCACAACTTATCACTCTTGATGTTGATTCTGGAGAAGTACGGCTCCTGCCTAAGTTTGGATGAACCCAAGGTCGCACTAATTGATCGGGTGCGCGTGACAGCGGCGATCGCTTCTGCTTTATCAAACAATCCTGATACCACCCATTTGAGCCTGGTTGCAGGTGATCTGTCCGGTATCCAAAAGTTCATCTACACTATTTCATCGGATGGTGCATTGAAGTCTCTCCGGGCACGCAGTTTCTACCTGGAATTAGTCACGGAAGAAGTTGTTCAACAACTTTTAGAAAGATTAGAACTGCCTCGAACCAGTGTTATCTATGCGGGCGGTGGCAATCTGTACTTGCTTGCACCTGCGAACGTAGAAGCCAAGATCCACGAAATTAACGAGCGATTAAATCGTTGGCTGAAACGGGAGTTCCAAGGCAAAGTATTTCTTGCCTTAACCTGCCACAAATTTAAGAAAGAAAGAGTCAGCGATCGTCGATTTGCAGAGGAATGGAACGAATCCATTCGTAAAGTGAACCAGCAAAAGACACAGAAATTTCGCACACAACTTTCAAGTCTACTGAAACCGCGTAACAGTCATACTCCCTGCAAAGTCTGTCATCGCGATGATTTACCTGAAGATGATCTTGGTTCTTTAAACAAATTAGAACCTGGCTCACCCTTGGCCTGTGATACCTGCCAAGATATGTTTGAGCTAGGGAGTAACCTGTTTCAGGTGAATTCAATTGTACGATCGCAGTTAGCCCAATTGCCGGGAGCTGTCTTTACGATTTCATTTGAATTCAGCGAACAGCCATCAAATTGTATCTATTACCATCTCTTCTCAGGTAAAAGACCAGTTACCTCAAATCCAGAGTTTGCATTTCTCATTAACAACTGGTCCTTAGAGGATTACCAGTTCCGTTATTTTCGTGGAAAAGTAGCTTCACTTTTATTGGGTAACTACTATCAATCCGGTGCAGAGGGATTTATCAGAGCAGAAGAGATGGCGACAGTAGCAGATGGGATTGATCGCGTAGGCTACCTGCGAATGGATGTGGATCGATTAGGTCAGATCTTTGCAAATGGTTTAGGTGCTCACTATTCCTTGCCCAGATTGGCAGGGCTATCTCGTCAGATGAGTTACTTCTTCAAGGTGTATTTGAATATTTTGGCAAGCGATCGCCAACAGAATTTTTTGAATCAAAATCAGGGATTTCAGTATTTGACGGAGGGCGATCGTAAAAATCTCCTTTTCATTTACGCGGGCGGCGATGATCTGTTTGTCAGTGGTGCCTGGAATGAAGTGGTTGAGTTTGCCTTTGATGTTTACCAATCCTTCCGTGCCTATACAGGTCACAATCCCGATATCACCCTCTCTGGTGGCATAGCCCTGGAAGATGAAAAGTTCCCGCTCTATCAAGCAGCAGATGAATCGGGAGAAGCAGAGACCGCAGCGAAAGGGAATGGACGGGATAGCTTAGGTTTATTTGGTAGTGCTCTTAAGTGGAGTGAATGGCTGGGAGCAGAACAGTTAGGGCAAGATGGCGACCAAATCATTGAGCAAATCCACGAGAAAGAGAAAGATTCAAAGTATTGGGATCTGAACAACTTGCCCAGTAAACCCATGTTGCTAGGCGTTCTGCCCTTTGTTTCTAGACTTCAGCCAAAACTCAAAGCTGATATCTCTCGCAACTTCATTCGCAACCTTCTAATCACCGCAGAACTTCAAGAACAGAGAGTACGAGAGATTAAGGAGAAACGCAAGCAAGAGGACTATCAGCATCAACTTCAAGACATCCAATACTATTTGCATCTGCCCCAAATCGCCTACACCCTAGCAAGATTACCCAGTCGAATTAGAAATGACCCCAATTTTGAATCTGTTCGTACCTCGCTAAAAAGTCCCTACAATGCGCCCTACTTTCGGGCGATCTCAACCTGGATTGAACTCCTTACCCGCAAATCGGACAATGACTAA
- the crn3 gene encoding CRISPR-associated ring nuclease Crn3/Csx3, producing the protein MPIIQFQLIPHTTQDGLPYQHLRFQITTEDGLMEPQDLKGLKLPENVQWSQGIVIEGKGPIWLYGYLVHECHPSSWVGCYDPRLGIVVVSSHTHAVKVGNVLPIQLPA; encoded by the coding sequence ATGCCAATCATTCAATTCCAACTCATCCCGCACACCACCCAGGATGGGTTACCCTATCAGCATTTAAGGTTTCAAATCACCACAGAAGATGGATTGATGGAACCTCAGGACTTGAAAGGCTTGAAACTACCTGAGAACGTGCAATGGAGTCAGGGGATTGTGATTGAGGGTAAAGGTCCAATCTGGCTCTACGGCTATCTGGTGCATGAGTGCCATCCTTCTAGCTGGGTTGGGTGTTATGACCCGCGACTGGGCATTGTTGTCGTCTCATCCCATACTCACGCGGTCAAAGTTGGCAATGTTTTACCCATTCAGCTTCCAGCTTAA
- a CDS encoding transposase family protein — MKGNQEDLPIFNLITTQTRPFFQQLLPDSSKLQLEHCELDTEEQQLTLSVLSTQHLAKCPVCGPRSARTHSRYQRTLADLPCVHFKLTLTVQVSKFFCDTPGCIRRIFTERIPDIAAPWARETVRLVQRLEAIGLALGGAAGARLSHQVGTEVCGSTLLNVLAKLPLPEFG; from the coding sequence ATGAAGGGAAATCAGGAGGATCTGCCTATCTTCAACTTAATTACGACTCAGACCCGACCGTTTTTTCAACAGTTATTGCCTGATTCCAGCAAACTTCAGTTGGAACACTGTGAACTCGATACTGAGGAACAGCAGCTGACTTTGAGTGTGCTTTCCACCCAACATCTTGCAAAATGTCCGGTGTGTGGCCCCCGGTCTGCCCGTACTCACAGCCGTTATCAGCGCACCCTGGCTGATTTACCTTGTGTTCATTTCAAGTTGACTCTAACCGTGCAAGTCAGTAAGTTTTTCTGTGATACTCCAGGTTGCATTCGGCGTATTTTCACCGAGCGAATTCCTGACATTGCGGCCCCCTGGGCGAGGGAAACCGTTCGATTGGTGCAGCGACTCGAAGCGATTGGTCTGGCGTTAGGCGGTGCTGCGGGTGCGCGTTTGTCCCATCAAGTCGGTACTGAAGTTTGCGGCAGCACCCTGTTGAATGTGCTTGCAAAACTTCCTCTACCTGAATTTGGTTAG
- the crn3 gene encoding CRISPR-associated ring nuclease Crn3/Csx3, giving the protein MNKNSQVQLDVTDVQTDFLSYQLLVITLLRPGDLFLPKEPEEKNLFLNHIKPVELAQLELPAELDFEQGIVLFGNAPTWLYARLIHQCHQAPWIACYTAQLGKAVVVKSSVASPQVGDVVGSPTRNAPGVAIAIGGPPDSGKSVLSNALRATLSRCYPYLKLFLHRANWDGEGNWSYETNDREIAQMLVQRGEYPIHRRPNAEALLQSYFDHHAKATRNIRNIADLAIVDLGGKPQPEKMPVVQQCTHYLIISSQPEVIPEWHKLFGSYLKPLAVLHSKASPDFQLPTDSPHLEQIVDLKNLIQTQQISDELLKAIVQTFL; this is encoded by the coding sequence ATGAACAAGAATTCCCAGGTTCAACTGGATGTAACTGACGTGCAAACAGATTTTCTCTCTTATCAGTTGCTGGTGATTACTCTGTTGCGTCCGGGAGACTTATTTTTGCCTAAGGAGCCAGAGGAGAAGAATCTATTTCTTAATCACATTAAGCCTGTTGAATTAGCACAATTGGAATTACCAGCAGAACTAGATTTTGAGCAAGGAATTGTTTTGTTTGGTAATGCACCGACCTGGTTATATGCTCGACTGATACATCAATGTCATCAGGCACCCTGGATTGCCTGTTATACAGCTCAACTGGGTAAAGCGGTTGTGGTGAAAAGTTCAGTTGCTTCCCCTCAGGTTGGCGATGTTGTTGGCAGTCCCACACGTAATGCACCAGGAGTTGCGATCGCGATTGGTGGACCACCCGACAGCGGTAAAAGTGTTTTATCCAATGCGCTTCGCGCCACCCTATCACGCTGTTACCCGTACCTGAAGCTATTCCTGCATCGGGCAAACTGGGATGGCGAGGGAAATTGGTCCTATGAGACGAACGATCGCGAGATTGCTCAAATGTTGGTGCAGCGGGGTGAATATCCAATTCATCGGCGACCCAATGCAGAGGCTCTTCTGCAAAGTTATTTTGACCACCACGCCAAAGCGACTAGAAACATTCGCAACATTGCGGATTTGGCGATCGTTGATCTGGGTGGTAAACCCCAACCTGAAAAGATGCCTGTTGTTCAACAATGCACCCACTACTTGATTATCAGTAGCCAACCCGAAGTCATACCTGAATGGCATAAACTGTTTGGTAGCTACCTCAAACCCTTGGCAGTTCTCCACAGCAAAGCTTCCCCTGATTTTCAACTGCCAACGGATTCACCTCATCTAGAACAAATTGTTGACCTGAAGAACCTGATTCAAACCCAGCAAATTTCGGATGAGTTATTGAAGGCGATCGTACAAACGTTCTTATGA
- a CDS encoding DUF6293 family protein, which produces MGVYHLMGLGLSPGVVTGPLSYLAYRYQRWNDDDRKFFSRSGEIKQREKGEKVGDIQAIVLFTTTEVIKGTVPCQTYIENQLMRTAKTPEQPRKPMREVLPHLIRKEWSKIRGEKSKERPEGSLFWVEVDRRDICEAYKRVVQVVAALAGVGGQGKEMWINLTGGNNVTNFALQLASTLSGDVSRLYYVQAEQDMEKCTRFTTERNYWIDLPAMPLALSNLNLTVLNLLETAPMAENNLYSRMKSQYWSLVEEISPTQFREISLAPMWKQGLLEYENELYFKGSQWELIQSYEQLLRQAKKNVEEKQLSLEKLAQEADWIVRERLSLSTS; this is translated from the coding sequence ATGGGTGTTTATCATTTGATGGGTTTAGGATTATCACCTGGTGTTGTGACAGGACCGCTTTCATATTTGGCTTATCGTTATCAACGATGGAACGATGACGATCGCAAGTTCTTTTCTCGCTCAGGTGAAATAAAACAGAGAGAAAAAGGTGAGAAGGTTGGAGATATTCAAGCTATCGTACTTTTTACAACAACAGAAGTCATTAAAGGAACCGTTCCTTGCCAAACTTACATTGAAAATCAATTAATGCGAACGGCGAAGACACCTGAGCAACCCAGAAAGCCTATGAGAGAGGTTCTCCCTCATCTGATTAGAAAAGAATGGTCGAAAATTAGAGGAGAAAAATCAAAAGAAAGACCTGAGGGTTCACTATTTTGGGTTGAGGTTGATCGTCGAGACATCTGTGAAGCATATAAACGAGTTGTTCAAGTCGTTGCAGCCTTAGCAGGTGTTGGAGGACAAGGTAAAGAAATGTGGATTAATTTAACTGGAGGCAACAACGTAACCAACTTTGCCCTACAACTAGCATCCACTTTGTCGGGTGATGTTTCCCGTCTTTACTACGTTCAAGCAGAGCAAGACATGGAAAAATGTACTCGATTCACTACTGAAAGGAATTATTGGATTGATCTGCCAGCCATGCCGCTAGCGTTGAGTAATCTCAACCTTACTGTGCTTAATCTATTGGAAACGGCACCTATGGCTGAAAATAATCTCTATAGCCGTATGAAAAGTCAATATTGGAGCCTTGTCGAAGAAATTTCCCCAACTCAGTTTCGAGAAATTTCTCTAGCACCAATGTGGAAGCAAGGATTGCTCGAATATGAAAATGAACTTTATTTTAAGGGTTCACAGTGGGAGTTGATTCAGAGCTACGAACAGCTTTTAAGGCAAGCAAAAAAGAATGTTGAAGAGAAACAGCTATCTCTTGAAAAGTTAGCTCAAGAAGCTGATTGGATTGTTCGAGAAAGACTATCTCTCTCAACTTCATAA
- the cas6 gene encoding CRISPR system precrRNA processing endoribonuclease RAMP protein Cas6, whose translation MLIYSTWTLTVPEPMVLPRAYSLEFVKDLHRRMGLELGSEGIPTTTYSGILGRCSASKDFLTFHPEEFYTLSLAGLQERSAKAIANLDLSSILEFLGVTFTVVNREDEVTSYETLYQTLVAAEPEPVRRFQLEFLTPTAFAQNRSHLPLPVPTLMFRSWLERWNHFAPVYLGSEELIGYLGEAIALSRHELKTRSFQVHSGKVTGFTGNATLQILSRTDPLLANVANLLIQYAQFAGTGIKTRLGMGQTKINL comes from the coding sequence ATGCTGATTTATTCTACCTGGACACTTACCGTTCCAGAACCAATGGTATTGCCCCGTGCTTATAGTTTGGAATTTGTAAAAGATTTGCATCGCCGTATGGGGTTGGAACTCGGCAGCGAAGGAATTCCCACCACCACCTATTCAGGAATTTTGGGGCGCTGTTCAGCTTCAAAAGATTTTCTTACCTTTCATCCAGAGGAGTTTTATACCTTATCTCTGGCTGGATTACAGGAGAGAAGCGCAAAAGCGATCGCTAACCTTGATCTCAGCTCAATTCTGGAATTTTTGGGAGTAACTTTTACAGTTGTAAACCGCGAAGATGAAGTAACCAGCTATGAAACCTTATATCAAACATTAGTCGCGGCTGAACCTGAACCTGTTCGTCGATTTCAACTTGAGTTTCTCACCCCTACAGCCTTTGCCCAAAATCGTTCTCACTTACCCCTTCCAGTTCCCACCTTAATGTTTCGTAGTTGGCTGGAGCGGTGGAATCATTTTGCGCCTGTGTACTTAGGTAGCGAAGAGTTAATTGGTTATCTGGGAGAAGCGATCGCATTGTCACGGCATGAACTGAAGACGCGATCGTTCCAGGTCCATAGTGGCAAAGTAACCGGATTTACCGGAAATGCCACACTACAAATTCTGTCACGCACCGATCCTCTTCTAGCAAATGTAGCAAACCTACTGATTCAGTATGCTCAGTTTGCTGGCACAGGTATAAAGACTCGTTTAGGCATGGGGCAAACAAAAATTAACTTGTAA
- a CDS encoding HD domain-containing protein, which translates to MLTMNLPNRIQLTERFETALVYANHLHRSQYRKDGRVPYIAHLLSVAALVLENGGDEDQAIAALLHDAIEDQGGNAMREVMHQQFGDRVTAIVDGCTETDVTPKPDWKARKLAYLQRLQQADAEVRRVSLADKLHNARSLLASLDQEGEIVWSRFSGGKAGVLWYYRCLNEIYQATGDDYLSQEFQRVLTQIDAFGNSPE; encoded by the coding sequence ATGTTAACGATGAATTTACCCAACCGAATTCAACTGACTGAACGATTTGAAACCGCTCTGGTGTACGCCAATCACCTGCATCGGAGTCAGTACCGCAAAGATGGGCGGGTTCCTTATATCGCGCATCTTTTGAGTGTGGCGGCACTGGTGTTGGAAAATGGTGGAGATGAGGATCAGGCGATCGCCGCTCTACTGCACGATGCGATCGAAGATCAGGGTGGCAACGCTATGCGTGAAGTGATGCATCAGCAGTTTGGCGATCGTGTCACCGCAATTGTCGATGGTTGCACAGAAACCGATGTCACGCCCAAACCAGACTGGAAAGCGCGCAAACTCGCCTATCTCCAGCGATTACAACAGGCTGATGCAGAAGTGCGCCGGGTTTCCCTGGCAGACAAACTGCATAATGCCCGATCGCTGTTGGCATCCTTAGATCAGGAAGGGGAGATCGTCTGGAGTCGGTTTAGTGGCGGTAAAGCGGGTGTGCTCTGGTACTACCGCTGCTTAAATGAGATTTATCAGGCGACTGGAGACGATTATTTGAGTCAGGAATTCCAGCGGGTGTTGACCCAAATTGATGCATTTGGGAATTCTCCAGAGTAG
- the csm4 gene encoding type III-A CRISPR-associated RAMP protein Csm4, whose amino-acid sequence MSAKLVRLRFGRNVAHFGELGIGIEETSERVRSDTLFSAWLSAYAKLLGKHAVEQLLEQFKEQSDLPFRLSSTFIWQKIDDNFVYYLPRPLAFPRNYPVGDDLSFTKTYKALKYLPLDVWRHWYQGEGFTESDREQLIAKTIKDKSGYEGKELDRAGTFDYSKAYQFYKLPKIAVDRTTRATNLYHTGVVQFNNKLETNKPETEESLAGLYFLVQFADENSDVANDFFAVLDFLGGEGIGGERSSGAGQFKVDRSEVKPLKEDFELTEQWQKVLNFQNANAHSLISLFWTDDTDHLDSLFSVTPEASYELQERGGWIASPCSDGRQMRRQAVQMFMEGSVFPESPIGKLADVTPSGFTDHKIYRSGISLSLPIKAQEP is encoded by the coding sequence GTGAGTGCAAAATTAGTCAGACTCAGATTTGGGCGCAATGTGGCTCATTTTGGTGAACTGGGAATTGGCATTGAGGAAACTAGCGAACGAGTACGATCGGATACTCTTTTCAGTGCCTGGTTGAGTGCTTATGCCAAACTTTTAGGCAAACATGCGGTTGAACAACTGTTAGAGCAATTCAAAGAGCAGTCTGACCTGCCCTTTCGCCTTAGTTCAACCTTCATTTGGCAAAAGATCGACGATAACTTTGTTTATTACCTGCCACGTCCGCTTGCGTTTCCCCGAAATTATCCAGTAGGTGATGACTTAAGTTTTACTAAAACCTACAAAGCTTTAAAGTATCTACCTCTGGATGTTTGGCGACACTGGTATCAAGGAGAGGGGTTTACTGAAAGCGATCGCGAACAACTCATTGCCAAAACAATTAAAGATAAAAGTGGTTATGAGGGTAAGGAACTGGATAGAGCTGGAACGTTTGACTACAGCAAAGCCTATCAGTTCTACAAGCTACCCAAGATTGCAGTCGATCGCACCACTCGCGCCACGAATTTGTATCACACGGGCGTTGTTCAATTCAATAATAAGCTTGAAACAAACAAGCCTGAAACAGAAGAAAGCCTTGCTGGGCTGTACTTTCTGGTGCAATTTGCAGATGAGAATTCAGACGTTGCAAATGACTTCTTCGCCGTCTTAGATTTTTTAGGCGGTGAAGGGATTGGTGGAGAGCGATCGAGCGGTGCTGGGCAATTCAAAGTCGATCGGAGTGAGGTGAAACCACTCAAGGAGGACTTTGAGCTAACCGAGCAATGGCAGAAAGTACTCAACTTCCAGAATGCAAATGCTCACAGCCTGATTAGTCTTTTTTGGACAGATGACACTGATCATTTAGATAGCCTATTTTCGGTAACTCCTGAGGCTAGCTATGAACTTCAAGAGCGAGGCGGCTGGATTGCTTCTCCCTGTTCCGATGGTCGCCAGATGCGCCGTCAAGCCGTACAGATGTTCATGGAAGGTTCTGTCTTTCCCGAAAGCCCAATTGGCAAGCTAGCCGATGTCACACCTTCTGGCTTTACTGACCACAAAATTTATCGTAGCGGCATCAGTTTGAGTTTACCCATCAAAGCACAGGAGCCGTGA
- the csm2 gene encoding type III-A CRISPR-associated protein Csm2: MTNTPKKINSPNQLNRDRQAHQGGDRQQASDISQQIIDAIKALKTPEGETGTLKDYPIRTLVIHAKEFGPELKRQRLETNQVRKFLDAINQIKAKLPQIEEKVNHLDLTDEKKEKLKFAEIETDVVLLKPKLAYAAARQDAVKSLNRVMSEAIDKVHSIQDFERLVQLIESTIAYHKEKDGK; encoded by the coding sequence ATGACTAACACACCCAAAAAAATCAACTCTCCAAATCAACTAAATCGAGATCGACAAGCACATCAGGGAGGTGATCGACAACAAGCATCAGATATCTCTCAGCAAATCATCGATGCAATTAAAGCCCTTAAAACACCAGAAGGTGAGACCGGAACACTCAAAGACTATCCAATTCGCACTTTGGTTATACACGCTAAGGAATTTGGACCCGAACTCAAACGGCAGCGGTTAGAAACCAACCAGGTTCGTAAATTTTTGGATGCGATTAATCAAATAAAGGCAAAGCTTCCTCAAATAGAAGAGAAGGTCAATCACCTGGATTTAACAGACGAGAAGAAGGAGAAGCTCAAGTTTGCCGAGATTGAGACAGATGTTGTTCTGCTTAAGCCAAAACTTGCCTATGCAGCAGCACGGCAGGATGCAGTGAAATCACTAAATCGTGTCATGTCTGAGGCAATCGATAAAGTACATAGCATTCAAGATTTTGAGCGTTTGGTTCAACTGATTGAATCGACCATTGCCTATCACAAAGAAAAGGACGGAAAATAA
- the csm3 gene encoding type III-A CRISPR-associated RAMP protein Csm3: MPASSQQKPLIGKFRLESTLLVETGLHIGGGGENLDIGGLDKPVIRDPLTRHPYLPGSSIKGKLRSILERLLNKPLNRAGGSGTYRYESDDLADGVSEVDGLFIPFQGARTCPLSRVFGSTGTNCWIPTNEVSTEKLERVGNATRTIEGTEYQKVKGRNAPARLIVRDCHLLPDSAKQLKKIDTGLYMTEWKFENGMDRITAAANPRQLERVPAGSEFHFELIYTVEDATQALEDLKNLAIAVAILEDDALGGHGSRGYGKVQFQNFQFSYRDVEQYRQVANTGTDALAPIPLGDNTSELLSRFDEIQALLPGSET; the protein is encoded by the coding sequence ATGCCAGCGTCATCACAGCAAAAGCCTCTCATTGGGAAGTTTCGGCTTGAAAGCACTTTATTGGTAGAAACTGGGCTTCACATTGGGGGAGGTGGCGAAAACTTAGATATTGGTGGACTGGATAAACCTGTAATCCGCGATCCTTTGACTCGTCATCCCTATCTGCCTGGTTCATCCATCAAAGGAAAACTGCGATCGATTTTGGAACGATTGCTCAACAAACCACTTAATCGTGCCGGAGGAAGTGGTACGTATCGTTATGAAAGCGATGACTTAGCTGATGGAGTCAGTGAAGTAGACGGGCTGTTTATTCCATTTCAAGGCGCACGAACCTGTCCTCTAAGCCGTGTATTTGGCTCAACAGGTACAAACTGCTGGATTCCCACCAATGAAGTCAGTACTGAAAAATTAGAGCGTGTGGGCAATGCAACCCGAACGATCGAAGGAACGGAATACCAGAAAGTTAAAGGACGTAATGCGCCAGCCCGCTTGATTGTTCGAGATTGTCACCTATTGCCCGACTCTGCTAAGCAGTTAAAAAAGATTGATACTGGGTTATATATGACCGAGTGGAAATTTGAGAATGGCATGGATCGGATTACCGCTGCTGCAAACCCAAGACAGTTAGAGCGAGTACCTGCTGGATCAGAGTTTCATTTTGAATTAATTTACACGGTTGAGGATGCAACTCAAGCATTAGAAGATCTGAAGAATTTGGCGATCGCGGTTGCAATTCTGGAAGATGATGCGCTAGGTGGGCACGGTTCGCGTGGCTACGGCAAAGTACAGTTCCAAAACTTCCAGTTCTCCTACCGTGATGTAGAGCAATACCGCCAAGTCGCGAATACTGGAACGGATGCTCTTGCTCCGATTCCATTAGGAGATAATACTTCCGAACTTCTGAGCCGATTTGATGAAATTCAAGCACTTCTACCAGGGAGCGAGACGTGA